The DNA sequence TGATCTAGGTTCGGGTTAAGACAATTTTGGGGGTAATTTTACAAAGTAATAATATTTTTTAATTTCTTAATGCTACGGCTAATTGTATAGTTACTAACTTTAAGGTTTGTTTGTGCTTGAAGTCTTTTTAATCCTTCTTATGAGGTTTTATAGCCATACATAAAAACGTTAGGATATTTCTTATATGAAGTCCGTTTAAACAATTCCAATTAAAACTCGCGCCCTAAAGGATATGCGAAGCGGTATGCTTTAGCACTAGCTTCGCGTCGCAAAGACGCTAAGACGCAAAGATTTTATTAGAAGTAATTAAGCGGACTTGATATTACTTCCTACTTCCTATTTCCTATTTCCTATTTCCTATTTCCTACTTACGAGCCGATTACTATTAATGTCCTAATCTAATTTTGTACGGCTATAATTGCTAGCGCTCGATCATCAACTTGCTCTCTACTGTTGCTAATAACTCGTCAATAATTCGGTTATGAAAATAGTGAGGCGGATTCCACTTAACCCACTCGGAAGAACTATGTTCAGTCATCACAATCTCTAATTCTTCACTTACCCAAGCAAAAAAAATCACCAAAGATTTCTCAACTTTTTCCCCCCCGAAACGTCGATAACGAGGATAATAAATTGTCCTAAAGCGAAAATCTAATTCTAAACAGACTTGTTTCCGAGTAATTCCTGTCTCTTCAAATAATTCTCGCAGTGCGCACTGTAACTCTGTCTCTCCTGGTTCAATATGACCTTTGGGCAAATCATAACGATACGAACGCTTCATCAACAAAAATGATGGTTTTTGAGTTTTTGTGAAGCAGATTACACCGCAGGATTTTACTTTTTCCATGGAAAGCGAGCGCATGACAGAGACGATCTTCGTCAAGATAAATGATTCAAGTCATAATTCAAATTTTTAATTCTTCAGGCAGATCGAAGCCACCATCAGTATTACAGGGAAAAGCGATCGCCTCAATCACAGCATCAATAGGCAATACACCATAAAAGTGAGGATATAATTCAATACCCCCCTCCAGATTTTCCTCAATTAGACCATCTTTTATTCTAGATGAATCGATCACTAATATCACAAGTCCGTTTTGTTCGGCATAAAAACGCTCAGCTACGGTCAAGAGTTGATGACGATAGGAAAGATGAATAAACTGTGATTGGGCAAATCCTTTCGGTTGATATTCGCCCAGAATTTGGGCATCTTTCCATTCAGCAGAAGAGGTGATGTGATATGTTTTTTGACTCAAGATGACTCACCGCTGATATGAACAATAATCTCTCGATAATTACCACGTTGGCGATGTTCCCAAAGATATATTCCCTGCCAAGTCCCTAAAACTAACCTACTGTTAGAAATCGGGATCTGTTCTGAGGTATGGGTTAGAGCCGAGCGAATATGAGCGGGCATATCATCCAGTCCTTCTGCACCGTGGATATAGCGACTGGCATCTTCTGGTACTAGCCGAGCAAAAAAGTTCTCCAAATCAATTAAGACATCAGGATCGGCATTTTCTTGGATTAATAAAGAAGCAGAAGTATGGCGAATAAAAATTGTACAGAGTCCTGTAACCACATGAGATTTAGCCACAGCCTGTTCTACTTGACTAGTAATGTTATGGAGCGATTTACCTGTAGTTTTGATTTTTAAAGCTATTTGATGGTGTTTCATTGGTAATTGCTGAGTTTAATTTTTAGATTTCGGTGGTTTGTTGATGTCAGGCTGATTCTTGCTATTTACATTATTACCAGGGTTTTGAGCCGTGTCGGCAGAATTTGCTTTGGCTTCTGCTTCCAACTCTGCGGTGGTGGGGTTAAGATTGCAGCGAGCAAATAAGGATTTAATCACATTTTGTTCTTCATCTGGGAGCGCAAACCACCAGGGGAGATGACCTGCGGGGGCTTTTGACGGCTCAAAGTCTAGCTCGTCGTAAAGCAGATAACCGCTACCGTTGGCAACTTCTCCTTTTTTCCAACCTACCTCAGTAGCAAAACGTCGCCAAGTTTGAGTTGAAAAGTCTCCATCTTGGTTAACGTTCTGCCACACTTGTTGTTGCGGACTAAAGCCAAATTGATTGTTACTGTATTTCTTCCAGAGATAATCTACGGTTCTAACATCAGGGCAAGAATATTCCGCAATAGTTTTTAGTTCGATAAAGATATGCTGATTATCATTTTTAGCGGACTTGATAATCTGCTCAACCAATTGATAGGTATGTAGATCTGCTTCTGACCATTTACCCTCCTTAAGGAGATCGCGCAGCTTAGTGTAATCAATCCCAGTTTTAGGCGAGATTAAAGCAATTTTTTTAGTGGTGCTAGTAACTGAAACCTCCTCTAGCTGTTCTGGCTGATTGGGTTTAGCTTCAGTTTCGACGATTACTTCGGGTTTGCTTGCTGGTTTGGGCTGTTCTACTGGTTGTTCGGCTTCGGTTTCGACGATTACTTCGGGTTTGCTTGCGGGTTTAGTTGCTGGTTTGCTGCCAGAACCAAAGGTTGGTACAGATGAAACATTATTAGAATTAATTGGTGACGGTTGGCTTGGAGCTGTTGGTTTGACGGGTGTTTTGGCTGGGGGAGCGGGTTTTGTCGCTGGCTGTTGGGCTGCCACTTCAGGTTTGGGGGTTGCTGCTGGGGGATTTTGCGCGGTGGGTTGAGCCTCTAATTTAGCGATCGCCTGTTGATAACTAACAATCGGAATTGCATAGTTGGAAGTACCGCCTGAAATCGCATTAACATTCGCTTCTCCATGAATTCCAATCATGACCCCATCTCGACTAAAAACAGGTCCTCCACTCATCCCAGGAAAGGCTTCCCCACTATAGATTAGAGAATAGCCATTTG is a window from the Pleurocapsa minor HA4230-MV1 genome containing:
- a CDS encoding NUDIX domain-containing protein, with the protein product MCFTKTQKPSFLLMKRSYRYDLPKGHIEPGETELQCALRELFEETGITRKQVCLELDFRFRTIYYPRYRRFGGEKVEKSLVIFFAWVSEELEIVMTEHSSSEWVKWNPPHYFHNRIIDELLATVESKLMIER
- a CDS encoding DUF952 domain-containing protein — its product is MSQKTYHITSSAEWKDAQILGEYQPKGFAQSQFIHLSYRHQLLTVAERFYAEQNGLVILVIDSSRIKDGLIEENLEGGIELYPHFYGVLPIDAVIEAIAFPCNTDGGFDLPEELKI
- a CDS encoding secondary thiamine-phosphate synthase enzyme YjbQ, with amino-acid sequence MKHHQIALKIKTTGKSLHNITSQVEQAVAKSHVVTGLCTIFIRHTSASLLIQENADPDVLIDLENFFARLVPEDASRYIHGAEGLDDMPAHIRSALTHTSEQIPISNSRLVLGTWQGIYLWEHRQRGNYREIIVHISGESS
- a CDS encoding GUN4 domain-containing protein; translation: MKFKHKITQLTITGAVSSILASGILLSAIATQQTQAEVSQLAQALAPEEVNLRAKQIVVRIDGANVGSGSILEYQDGNYTVLTNWHVMKNQGSYTVQTIDGRKHQVIASSIKQLPGVDLAIFQFSSDQNYQTAELGDSGSLSEGQIVYFAGYPGELRREDNRYYRFFTANIVGILPKSTANGYSLIYSGEAFPGMSGGPVFSRDGVMIGIHGEANVNAISGGTSNYAIPIVSYQQAIAKLEAQPTAQNPPAATPKPEVAAQQPATKPAPPAKTPVKPTAPSQPSPINSNNVSSVPTFGSGSKPATKPASKPEVIVETEAEQPVEQPKPASKPEVIVETEAKPNQPEQLEEVSVTSTTKKIALISPKTGIDYTKLRDLLKEGKWSEADLHTYQLVEQIIKSAKNDNQHIFIELKTIAEYSCPDVRTVDYLWKKYSNNQFGFSPQQQVWQNVNQDGDFSTQTWRRFATEVGWKKGEVANGSGYLLYDELDFEPSKAPAGHLPWWFALPDEEQNVIKSLFARCNLNPTTAELEAEAKANSADTAQNPGNNVNSKNQPDINKPPKSKN